The genomic window TCCTCTTGGCAATCTGATAGATACGTATATAGACCAGGATCATGATGAGGCAGGGGGCGAAGAAGGAGCCGATGCAGGAGGAGATGATGTACCACTTCTCATTGTTGATCTTGCACCCAGCTGCCCGCTGGTCAGCCTGCTGCCCATTCTTCTTCTCAATGGAGATAAGGGGCGGGAATGAGATGACAGCTGAGATGACCCAGACGATGAAGATGATGCATTTGATGCGGCGCGGTGTGCGCTTGAGGTTATATTCGATGGCCTGGGTGATGGACCAGTAGCGGTCCAGGCTGATGGCACACAGGTGCACGATGGAGGAGGTGCAGAATAGCACGTCCAAGGCCAGGTAGATCTCGCACCAGACCTTGCCAAAGTACCAGTAGCCCATCACTTCGTTGGCCAGTGAGAAAGGGATGACCAGCGTGGCCACCAGGATGTCAgctgaggccagggagaccaggaAGAGGTTCTGGGGAGCCTTGAGCCCACGGCTGGTGAAGACGGCAATGATGACCAGCACGTTGCCGAAGATGGTGAAGAGCATGAGCAGCCCTGCCAGGCTGATGAGGGTGAGAGTGGTGTGGAGAGGGTAAGGGGTACCACCTCTTGGCCCGACCTCACTCTCATTCAGGCTCCCGTTGCTGCCAGGAGGCGGGTAACCCTCCTCTTCCAGCTGGTGCTGGTACTCCATGGAAGAGAAGAAGCGCCCCCTCTCCGTGAACGGGTTCTCCAGGTTAAACATCAAACCCAGCT from Gopherus flavomarginatus isolate rGopFla2 chromosome 6, rGopFla2.mat.asm, whole genome shotgun sequence includes these protein-coding regions:
- the ADRA2A gene encoding alpha-2A adrenergic receptor, producing the protein MFNLENPFTERGRFFSSMEYQHQLEEEGYPPPGSNGSLNESEVGPRGGTPYPLHTTLTLISLAGLLMLFTIFGNVLVIIAVFTSRGLKAPQNLFLVSLASADILVATLVIPFSLANEVMGYWYFGKVWCEIYLALDVLFCTSSIVHLCAISLDRYWSITQAIEYNLKRTPRRIKCIIFIVWVISAVISFPPLISIEKKNGQQADQRAAGCKINNEKWYIISSCIGSFFAPCLIMILVYIRIYQIAKRRTRVPPSKRGEHPNKRQNGLADKEELPAAAKLNGEKLTEGGGGEGGQERELNGIDMEETSSSEHNENHQCRKQGRPQRCKGKTKLSQIKPGDSLPRRMEEERNAKASRWRGRQNREKRFTFVLAVVIGVFVICWFPFFFTYTLTAVCKSCSVPDTLFKFFFWFGYCNSSLNPVIYTIFNQDFRRAFKKILCRIDRKRIV